One genomic segment of Dehalobacter sp. includes these proteins:
- a CDS encoding porin, translating into MCKKVTSILVLCILGFAASSANAAFVVGGESGWQFSYDGMINAFMTYTVNEKSPTGTSLNGSIGIDNGPSQAFRVHTGLVPCIMGFNVRSPSIDGIEYASRLALMPQIQNNGTRTGFGPDSLASGSGGPRLDIREVFMTADGKFGQFLVGRALNLYQGKNLLTDMTLNGVGVNGALLGGGTTLGHIGYGYLYTDFNAQFRYTTPDYKGFKGAFTINDPSKIASDEGYKATTINQPRFETEISYATTYPGGKMQAWLSGLYQEAKNDLDNHKVSSIGGAGGVQVAYGPFEVVVSAYGGQALGSSFIQDFDALDYTGKERTQYGGLGQVVYTIGKVKLGANYGLNYSDRTDAEKARQKGVVISGDNLGPGTAVLKSQQAAVAGVYYSVNKYLQLVGEYIWARNSWYNGQKQDANTGALGMIFVW; encoded by the coding sequence ATGTGTAAAAAAGTTACTAGTATTCTTGTACTATGTATATTAGGTTTTGCGGCCAGTTCAGCAAATGCCGCGTTTGTTGTGGGAGGTGAATCAGGTTGGCAATTCAGCTATGACGGCATGATCAACGCATTCATGACATATACTGTCAATGAAAAAAGTCCTACCGGTACTTCACTAAATGGTTCAATAGGTATAGACAACGGCCCTAGTCAAGCATTTCGTGTCCATACTGGATTGGTGCCTTGCATTATGGGTTTCAATGTTAGGTCACCATCAATTGATGGTATCGAGTATGCGTCCAGACTCGCTTTAATGCCCCAGATACAAAATAATGGTACAAGAACCGGGTTCGGTCCAGATTCTCTTGCATCAGGTAGTGGTGGTCCAAGGCTTGACATCAGAGAAGTATTCATGACTGCGGATGGCAAATTTGGGCAGTTCCTTGTTGGTCGTGCACTTAATCTCTATCAGGGTAAAAACCTTCTTACCGACATGACCCTGAATGGAGTTGGCGTGAACGGAGCGCTGCTTGGTGGAGGTACGACACTGGGCCATATCGGTTATGGCTACTTATATACTGACTTCAACGCCCAGTTCCGTTACACCACCCCTGACTATAAAGGTTTCAAGGGGGCTTTTACTATTAATGACCCAAGTAAGATTGCAAGCGATGAGGGTTATAAAGCTACAACGATCAACCAGCCACGTTTCGAGACTGAGATCTCTTATGCAACTACGTATCCTGGTGGCAAGATGCAAGCATGGTTGTCTGGATTGTATCAGGAAGCCAAAAATGATTTAGATAATCATAAGGTTTCCTCAATTGGTGGTGCAGGTGGGGTTCAAGTTGCGTATGGCCCATTCGAAGTGGTCGTATCTGCATATGGAGGGCAGGCACTTGGCTCTTCTTTTATTCAGGATTTTGACGCTCTCGATTATACTGGAAAAGAGCGAACCCAGTACGGTGGGCTTGGACAAGTTGTGTACACGATTGGCAAAGTAAAGCTTGGGGCGAACTATGGTCTTAACTACTCAGACAGAACTGACGCAGAAAAAGCAAGACAAAAGGGAGTTGTTATCTCTGGGGATAATTTGGGGCCCGGTACGGCAGTTCTCAAGTCGCAGCAGGCCGCAGTCGCTGGCGTTTACTATTCAGTTAACAAGTACTTGCAGTTAGTCGGCGAATATATTTGGGCAAGGAATAGTTGGTACAATGGGCAAAAACAGGATGCAAATACCGGGGCACTCGGGATGATATTTGTCTGGTAA
- a CDS encoding DMT family transporter translates to MRQIEDFVKNYQIQAALLALVLLSIIWGYNWVVMKVALKDCGPFTFGAFRTFFGALTLFIVLFIRGGSVFPKAFPGVFLLGLLQTTGFVGFMMWALVAGGAGKTAVLVYAMPFWTLVLARLFLNERFSGFQWVAVLLAFSGLVLIFDPWHFHGNLLSEVLAVLSGMSWAASVVVAKRLQQKGMDLLNLTAWQMLFGSIPLVVVGIMGSGLSIHWTGPFIGALLYNIVPCNALAFLLWLFIVRSLPAGVAGMGSLITPLIGVFCAWVVLGETPGHIEGLGMLLISAALLILCLMALSIHCNNKTGIKLR, encoded by the coding sequence ATGAGACAAATAGAGGATTTTGTGAAAAATTACCAGATTCAAGCTGCTTTACTTGCGCTCGTTCTTCTTTCAATAATATGGGGCTACAATTGGGTGGTTATGAAGGTGGCTCTAAAGGATTGTGGGCCGTTTACTTTTGGCGCCTTCAGAACCTTTTTTGGGGCATTAACCCTGTTTATTGTTCTTTTCATCAGGGGCGGGAGTGTGTTTCCGAAGGCTTTCCCCGGAGTATTCCTTCTCGGTTTGTTGCAGACTACCGGTTTTGTCGGCTTTATGATGTGGGCTCTGGTGGCTGGCGGTGCGGGAAAAACAGCTGTCTTAGTCTATGCTATGCCCTTCTGGACTCTTGTTTTAGCCCGTCTCTTTTTGAACGAACGTTTTAGCGGATTCCAGTGGGTAGCTGTTCTTCTGGCATTTTCCGGCCTAGTGTTAATTTTTGATCCTTGGCATTTCCATGGGAATCTGTTGTCTGAAGTGTTAGCAGTATTGTCTGGGATGTCATGGGCTGCAAGTGTTGTTGTGGCCAAAAGGCTTCAGCAGAAAGGAATGGATCTTCTTAACCTTACTGCCTGGCAGATGCTTTTTGGTTCTATTCCCTTGGTGGTAGTAGGAATTATGGGATCCGGACTAAGCATACATTGGACCGGACCTTTCATCGGAGCGCTTTTGTATAACATAGTCCCATGCAACGCTCTGGCCTTTCTCCTTTGGCTCTTTATTGTGAGGAGTCTTCCGGCAGGCGTTGCAGGTATGGGGTCACTAATTACACCCCTAATCGGCGTCTTTTGCGCTTGGGTTGTGCTTGGAGAAACACCCGGGCATATTGAAGGCTTAGGAATGTTGTTAATTAGTGCAGCACTCCTAATTCTATGTTTGATGGCACTAAGTATTCACTGTAATAATAAAACTGGAATAAAGCTCAGATAG
- a CDS encoding aldehyde ferredoxin oxidoreductase family protein, with product MEINSKVKGERKMLGGYWQKIAVVDLTTEKVDYLIPDEEDLKKFIGASGLGAKLLYENLEAGVDPLGPENILICMTGPYVGAKVPQSGRWELITKSPLTGIYLESDCGGKWGPALKSCGLDGIMVKGKAKEPVYITIVDDDIQIKKANNLWGKGAFETDKLIKEELGRGSQAICIGQAGESLVKLASIMSDGREGRAAGRGGGGAVMGSKNLKAIGVKGGKTLPIADKEAFDKLFEEIRTKTKDVYDGPLGTYGTSCAVEIFNDCGDLPIKNWLWGTWDKARMVSGQRLAETILKKRYHCSSCLIGCGRTVEVPEGKFKMELGGGPEYETLGMLGSNCLIDDVEAIAKANEYCNDYGMDTISVGAAISFLMEAWEHGMITNEDTGGLEMTWGNGEAAVEMVKKIALRQDIGNDCSQGILAAVKRVGPASEEFAVHTKGLDFPAHDPRGRGGLGVAYATSNRGACHMQAYNQDFEGEGCFNIADLGYDAPMPPYTNEGKGKFVADQQHFMSMMDSLKLCKFSVFGGMTVGPMTRFLNYITGWEFTNEQWLECGERIFNIKRLFNTREGISRKDDTLPPRILTSPRQGGSGDYVPDLGFMLRDYYRYRGWDEWGIPTPETLKRLSLDSYDYRKGPRTTENQR from the coding sequence ATGGAAATTAACTCTAAAGTGAAAGGGGAAAGGAAAATGTTGGGAGGATACTGGCAGAAAATTGCGGTGGTGGACTTGACTACAGAAAAGGTTGATTACCTAATTCCCGATGAAGAAGATCTTAAAAAGTTCATCGGTGCAAGTGGTTTGGGCGCAAAATTACTATATGAGAACCTTGAAGCCGGAGTGGATCCTTTAGGTCCGGAAAACATTCTGATTTGTATGACAGGTCCCTACGTTGGTGCAAAGGTGCCCCAGTCAGGCCGTTGGGAACTAATTACCAAAAGCCCTCTGACGGGTATTTATTTGGAGTCAGATTGCGGTGGCAAGTGGGGCCCGGCGCTTAAATCCTGCGGTCTTGACGGCATTATGGTCAAGGGAAAGGCAAAAGAACCTGTCTATATTACAATTGTGGACGATGACATTCAGATTAAGAAGGCTAACAATTTGTGGGGTAAGGGGGCCTTTGAAACAGATAAACTGATCAAAGAAGAGCTCGGGCGAGGCTCTCAGGCAATTTGTATCGGACAAGCCGGAGAAAGCCTGGTTAAGCTGGCCAGCATCATGTCCGATGGACGTGAAGGCCGTGCTGCCGGACGTGGTGGTGGTGGTGCCGTTATGGGCTCAAAGAATCTAAAAGCCATCGGAGTCAAGGGTGGCAAAACATTGCCAATAGCAGATAAAGAAGCTTTCGATAAACTTTTTGAAGAAATTCGCACCAAGACGAAAGATGTCTATGACGGCCCACTTGGCACTTATGGTACTTCCTGTGCCGTTGAAATATTCAATGATTGTGGCGATCTTCCAATCAAGAACTGGTTATGGGGAACCTGGGACAAAGCCCGGATGGTTTCAGGTCAGCGTCTTGCGGAAACAATTTTAAAGAAACGCTACCACTGCAGCTCATGCCTGATCGGTTGTGGCCGTACCGTTGAAGTGCCGGAAGGGAAGTTCAAGATGGAGCTTGGCGGAGGACCGGAGTATGAGACACTCGGCATGCTCGGTTCAAACTGCCTCATAGATGACGTGGAGGCCATTGCCAAGGCCAATGAATATTGTAACGATTACGGAATGGACACCATTTCGGTTGGAGCTGCCATATCCTTCCTCATGGAGGCTTGGGAGCACGGCATGATTACCAATGAAGACACTGGTGGCCTGGAAATGACTTGGGGTAATGGCGAAGCAGCGGTGGAGATGGTGAAGAAAATAGCCCTGCGCCAGGATATTGGTAATGACTGCTCTCAAGGTATCCTTGCAGCTGTCAAACGTGTCGGTCCTGCCAGCGAAGAGTTCGCCGTACACACCAAGGGACTCGACTTCCCCGCTCACGACCCACGCGGTCGTGGTGGTCTCGGGGTTGCCTACGCTACCTCTAACCGCGGTGCCTGTCATATGCAAGCCTACAATCAAGATTTCGAGGGTGAGGGCTGCTTCAATATCGCTGACCTCGGTTACGATGCCCCAATGCCGCCCTACACCAATGAGGGCAAAGGCAAGTTCGTTGCTGACCAGCAACATTTCATGAGTATGATGGATTCGTTGAAGCTATGCAAGTTTTCAGTCTTCGGGGGCATGACAGTAGGCCCCATGACTCGGTTCCTTAACTATATTACCGGATGGGAATTCACAAACGAACAGTGGCTTGAGTGTGGTGAAAGGATCTTCAATATTAAACGTCTTTTTAACACCCGTGAAGGTATAAGCCGCAAAGATGATACTTTGCCTCCCCGTATTTTGACAAGTCCTCGACAGGGAGGTTCAGGCGATTATGTGCCGGATCTAGGTTTCATGCTTCGTGATTACTATCGTTACCGTGGTTGGGACGAATGGGGCATCCCTACACCGGAAACTCTCAAGCGACTTTCTTTGGACAGCTACGACTACCGTAAGGGGCCCCGGACTACGGAAAATCAACGCTAA
- a CDS encoding FadR family transcriptional regulator, with amino-acid sequence MFNSAIQEKRSMHIVRQVRQAIMNGDLKPGHRLPNESELILQFGVSKHTLREALRALESMGFIEIRQGAGGGPVICEIDMDNTRDMIASFLYFKNVSVKDLCEVRKIFEPYLARLAAEQMAPEDIEKMKTLQEVYGKSIKRNKPAIKEEVAFHTILAQTSGNPVMILILDFVNSLLTDLKNHIKPGLDFSERVFAAHERVVEAIAARNGQAAADAMYNHICEVEENLENLKSHDEDQTVSKAKLRNLK; translated from the coding sequence ATGTTTAACTCTGCTATTCAGGAAAAAAGATCGATGCATATCGTTAGACAGGTACGGCAAGCGATCATGAATGGAGATCTCAAGCCCGGGCACCGACTTCCCAACGAGAGTGAGCTGATTCTCCAATTCGGAGTAAGTAAACACACTCTGCGCGAAGCACTGCGAGCACTCGAATCCATGGGCTTCATTGAGATTCGTCAAGGGGCTGGCGGAGGGCCGGTAATCTGTGAAATTGATATGGACAACACACGGGACATGATTGCCAGCTTTCTCTATTTCAAAAATGTATCGGTTAAGGACCTTTGCGAGGTAAGAAAGATCTTTGAACCATACCTTGCGAGACTAGCTGCCGAGCAGATGGCTCCTGAAGATATTGAGAAAATGAAAACCTTGCAGGAAGTGTACGGGAAGAGCATCAAACGCAATAAGCCTGCCATAAAAGAAGAAGTCGCTTTCCATACAATACTTGCTCAGACAAGCGGGAACCCTGTGATGATCTTGATTCTCGACTTTGTCAACAGCCTACTGACTGATTTAAAAAACCACATTAAGCCTGGTCTGGATTTTTCCGAGAGAGTATTTGCTGCGCATGAGAGAGTTGTGGAAGCTATCGCAGCAAGGAATGGTCAAGCTGCAGCAGATGCTATGTACAATCATATCTGCGAAGTTGAAGAGAACCTGGAAAACCTCAAAAGTCATGATGAAGATCAAACTGTATCCAAAGCGAAGTTGAGAAACTTGAAATAG